In Puniceicoccus vermicola, a genomic segment contains:
- a CDS encoding helix-turn-helix domain-containing protein, translating to MIPDPPQLEALSGGQIGVKVSTFSKPSVDSHWHFHPEVEVVWIEKGRGLLHSGRAMRPYGPGDLVLTGSNLPHAFTSDPSNKSGAKWTVLHFRPLAWGENFWALPENRPTRLLLDQAERGAIFPKYSANNCYEILRRMENRTKMDAPIALLLDLLHSLAITTSHEWLNTPNFSVKKAAHIDSRLESVLRKIETRFTESNLTQAEIAKGIGMSPQAFSRFFKNKSGRHFHRHLNELRVARACSILIGSRKSVTEIAYAVGFSNLSNFNRRFREITGMPPTAFRSNFYKD from the coding sequence ATGATACCGGATCCACCACAGCTTGAAGCCCTTTCCGGAGGCCAGATTGGAGTCAAAGTTTCCACCTTCTCCAAACCAAGCGTGGATTCCCATTGGCATTTTCATCCAGAAGTCGAAGTTGTCTGGATCGAGAAAGGTCGGGGCCTTCTTCATTCCGGTCGAGCAATGCGCCCCTATGGACCGGGCGATCTGGTGCTGACTGGATCAAATCTACCTCATGCCTTCACTTCGGATCCCTCCAACAAAAGCGGCGCAAAATGGACCGTCCTCCATTTCCGTCCGCTCGCCTGGGGGGAGAATTTTTGGGCTCTCCCTGAAAATCGCCCTACACGTCTTCTCCTCGATCAGGCGGAGCGCGGAGCGATTTTCCCCAAATACTCCGCCAACAATTGCTACGAAATACTGCGACGGATGGAGAATCGAACCAAGATGGATGCTCCGATCGCGTTGTTGCTCGACCTTCTCCATTCTCTCGCGATTACCACCTCTCATGAATGGTTGAACACCCCGAATTTCTCAGTGAAGAAAGCGGCGCATATTGATTCTCGTCTAGAATCTGTTCTCCGGAAAATAGAAACTAGATTCACGGAGTCCAACCTCACCCAAGCTGAGATCGCCAAGGGTATCGGTATGTCGCCCCAAGCATTCTCGCGGTTCTTCAAAAACAAAAGCGGACGGCACTTTCACCGCCACCTAAACGAATTGCGAGTCGCTCGCGCCTGCTCTATCCTAATTGGAAGTCGTAAATCCGTTACCGAAATCGCTTACGCGGTTGGATTTTCGAACCTATCAAACTTCAATCGGCGCTTCAGGGAAATTACAGGAATGCCCCCCACCGCCTT